A genome region from Musa acuminata AAA Group cultivar baxijiao chromosome BXJ3-5, Cavendish_Baxijiao_AAA, whole genome shotgun sequence includes the following:
- the LOC135638406 gene encoding triacylglycerol lipase 2-like yields MAFHSWLLVITFVLSMGFQCELAGARGHRQLLQSLEARNDGVCTAVVSPQGYECQEYEVKTQDGYILTMHRIPQGRGGGSPGKRQPVLLQHGLLMDGLTWLLNPPQQSLAFVLADNGFDVWITHGRGTRWSRRHESLDASNPAYWAWSWDELASYDLPATVGFVFQKTGQKLHYVGHSMGTLTALSAFSEGKLVNMIKSAALLSPVAYLTYMATPIGAAAASAFSGEVRTTLGVAEFHPKGPVGTQFLESVCAMPEVNCYDFMASLTGPNCCLNYSTVDIFLKYELEPTSVRTLVHFSQTFRRGVIAKYDYESSMANMAAYGKSSPPEYHMSNITHDLPLLLSYGGGDMLSDVKDVQLLLNDLTNHDADKLVAQLVKEYAHMDFVMAVNAKQLVYDGLIAFFNKHS; encoded by the exons ATGGCATTCCACAGCTGGCTTCTCGTCATCACCTTCGTCCTCTCCATGGGCTTCCAATGCGAGCTGGCCGGAGCTCGCGGACACCGGCAGCTGCTGCAAAGCCTCGAAGCTAGAAATGATGGGGTGTGCACCGCCGTCGTGAGCCCTCAGGGTTACGAGTGCCAAGAATATGAG GTGAAGACGCAAGATGGGTACATACTGACCATGCACAGGATCCcacaaggaagaggaggcggcagCCCGGGGAAGAGGCAGCCCGTGCTGCTGCAACATGGACTCCTCATG GACGGGTTGACGTGGCTACTGAATCCACCTCAACAATCACTGGCTTTCGTACTTGCAGACAACGGATTCGATGTATGGATTACACACGGCAGGGGCACCAGGTGGAGCCGTCGCCATGAGTCTCTCGATGCATCAAACCCG GCTTATTGGGCGTGGTCATGGGATGAGTTGGCCAGCTATGATTTGCCTGCTACTGTGGGCTTTGTATTCCAGAAAACTGGGCAGAAGCTGCACTACGTTGGTCACTCCATG GGAACTCTGACAGCTCTATCAGCATTCTCTGAAGGGAAGCTGGTGAACATGATCAAGTCAGCTGCCCTTTTGAGTCCGGTGGCCTATCTGACTTACATGGCAACTCCAATCGGAGCAGCTGCAGCCAGCGCATTCTCAGGAGAAGTAAGAACGA CGCTTGGAGTGGCAGAATTTCATCCTAAAGG GCCAGTTGGAACCCAGTTTTTGGAGTCCGTCTGCGCTATGCCGGAGGTGAACTGCTACGACTTTATGGCATCACTCACAG GGCCAAACTGCTGCCTTAATTACTCCACTGTTGACATCTTCTTGAAGTATGAACTCGAGCCTACATCTGTGAGGACACTCGTCCATTTTTCACAGA CATTCCGACGTGGAGTGATAGCAAAGTACGACTACGAGAGCAGTATGGCCAACATGGCTGCGTATGGGAAGAGCAGCCCACCCGAATACCACATGTCCAACATTACACACGACCTGCCGCTGCTGCTCAGCTACGGCGGCGGGGACATGCTGTCGGACGTGAAGGACGTGCAGCTGCTGTTGAACGATCTCACCAACCATGACGCCGACAAGCTCGTGGCTCAGCTGGTGAAGGAGTACGCACATATGGACTTCGTGATGGCGGTGAATGCCAAGCAGCTCGTCTACGACGGCCTCATCGCATTCTTCAACAAACACAGTTGA